The following is a genomic window from Bombus fervidus isolate BK054 chromosome 10, iyBomFerv1, whole genome shotgun sequence.
tataattaatgattaGGTTAACGTATCTTAAACAAGAGAAAACAATGTTCCTCTAAAGCTGAGTAAGCCAGCCTTACGTTAACGAGCGTAGTTTTTAAGGAAAAGCGTAAAACACGAGTCGGGAAAAGTTTTTAGTCTACGGGCGAAACATAGTCGAGTTTATAACAGTAGAAGAACGGAACGATAAAATATTGGGAATGGAAAGAACGGCGCGTAGAAGGAAGAATGTTTGAACGCGTATCGGGACTAGTTGTGCGATGCTTCCGTAATCGTTATTCGATGAAACGCGCCGCAATACGAATattaatacgtatatttacacgtacacacacacgcgtagagaaacatagaatatacgaatatatattgaaatgaCAGACGATATAACGCGTCAGCGAACGTTGGAGAAACGATCGACCAGCACACGATGAACAGTCGATACAAGAACAGCGCCTAGCCTTATTTTTCTACAGTCTTGTGTTTTTTCGTCAGTATTCCCTAGGTAAAGAATATCCCCCGATCAGGTTAAGTTTTTTCAACACACCGATGTACGATAGTTACTAGAGGATACGCtgcgaataaaattacgaggaaaatatatataaatataaatatattatatattcgcGTGCACGAGTTGTTGGTTGCGCaagtgaaaaagaaacgatctcTATTCTTCGTAGATACGACGATGATGGTTAGTCTCGAACATTCGTTACGatcgatctttttattttccggTAAACTCGATATCCTATAACCTTTGATTTTTGATTTCACAAGTTGCTCGATGGAAATCACTTTCACAAGCGACAGCTCGTGCCACGAACAATGTATAGAGCATCATACGCACTATTTTAGCAGATACTAGCGTACGTAAGATTATACATAAGACACACGAAATGAAGTATATACTATTTAAGTAATGCTTTGTACAATAAAAGGTATTCAAAGAAGCTGACGTGGCTCGTCAATCTTCGTTCCAATGGATCCACATTTGTTCAGTTTACCAAGCCAAGACTAATATGAGTTCTACAACGGAACTACGTTTTTTTTCCTTAAGTTCTCTCTGTCTTTCGTTTTCTATCTAacgtttatttcttatttctttccaTGCGGTTTAATTGTCTGGGGCTTGCGCTACCCTTAGCTGCAAGATTCTCggcaaaaaaagagaaagaaaaaaaaaactacgACGACAGACGACTTTCACTCGGGAAACTCGCCTTCATCAGCCTTTTgtttgtcttcttttttcagTCGCTCGCCGCGGTTTGGACATGATGCGGGTCCGCGCCACAGATCCACGTCCCTGCCCGAAATGCGGTAAGATCTATCGATCTGCCCACACGTTGCGCACCCATCTGGAAGATAAGCACACGATCTGTCCTGGCTATCGTTGCGTTCTCTGTGGCACCGTGGCCAAGTCAAGGAACTCTTTGCATTCGCACATGTCGCGGCAACATCGTGGAATCAGCACCAAGGATCTACCAGTGCTACCGATGCCGAGTCCGTTCGATCCTGAACTGGCGTCGCGTCTATTGGCCAAAGCGGGTGTCAAGGTGAGTCCAGCAGAATTACGAGCTCGTGCCAGTCCCACGGGACCCAGAAGGGGTGACATGAGACTGGAGATACCTCGGGGAGGTGCGCCATCCGAGGCCGGAAGCAGCATCTGCGGCGGAGACGACCCGGAAGACCTTACGCTGCCGCTCAGCCTGAGGTATGGATCACCAACGCCCAACAATAACACTGTGATCACCAAAGTAAGCGgtagcaacagcagcagcagtacCAAGAATTCGACTGCGACGGCGATTGCGGCCAAGTCTTTAGACACCATGCACGGCAGCCGTGAGCCAAACACGGCGCCTCTTCATCCACCCGGACATCTTCATCCGAGCCATCATAACACCAGCGCCACTGGATCGGCGATCATCGATAcgtatttacaatttatcgcGGAGAATTCGGGATTGACCACGATGGGGCTTAGTCCTGAACAAGCTGCTGCGGTAGCAGCTGCACACGCGGCCAAGATGGCTCACATGAGCGCGATGGATAAATTAGGCAGTCGTGGGATCGAAGATTATCCTATGATCGGTAGAGATGAGGGTCGAGGACCGGGAGTAGTGCACGAGGATCGTCAGGATACGTTGCAGGATAGGCACGTTGGACTTTTGGATGAAGGCGAGTCGTCCGGTGGCGAAGAAGATGACTTTAGCGAGAACGAGGAGCCAGAGATCGTTAAAGCTGAATAGATGGCACGTTCGCGGTATCCCGCGACCAGAGTTGGTGACACGTGACCTCATTAGGAAGTGCTTCTGAAGAGACGTGTCCTGTATCTTGGATCCAGCCACGTCCTCTTCCTTCGCAGTCAAATCCATCCACTACCTCAGTAGAGACTTACTCctgttttcttttcgttaCGAGAAATAGaactcttttgtttttttccaaagaaagaagaaggaagaagataaGAAAACGAAGTCACTGCAGATCACATACGTACACGTGGTCTTTGAATCGGAAAATGAATTCCTCCTTCATTACAGAGAAACAAACGGAGTTTTTCGTTGCCCACAGACACACGTACGCCCTCCTCACACACATGTACACATGTGTATATGCGCGTATACAGTTTTTAGCccgtttaaaatattccatctGTCTACCTCAGTGAACACGATAAACGATAAGTGATAGGACAGACCAAGGTGAATGAATCTCATGAATCATGAACTTAGAGGGAAGTAATATGGTGAAACGATCGGAGACGAAGAGAGATCTATCGCCATGGCTATTCAACGATGTCAGTTGCGTTACAGCGAATGTTCATGTGAAAAAGATATGTTGcgatgaaaaaattgttcatgATACCAACGACTGTGTTTTTATAGGATCGCAAGCGAAAGTATGCGAGCGAACCGAGAAGCGAGACAATGCCAAGGCAACTGTTTgattccttttattttctaagggttaaaaaagaaaagagggagAATCAACAAAGAACGGTGATCGTCGCGTATACGCGATTGGCGGAAgatattatcattatattatattatattattatatataaatgttgaggaaaaatatatattgtctAGATTTATAGAGAAGTTAGTGTACAACGgcacgtacgtacgtacacgGTACACACATAGAGAAGTAAACTAATGGCTAGAGTGGATACGTGTAGCGCCAGGGTTAGCACCCTTTGTATTTTTTAGAAGAGTGCA
Proteins encoded in this region:
- the LOC139991413 gene encoding protein abrupt isoform X1 — protein: MAASSSSSSGEQQYSLRWNDFHSSILSSFRHLRDEEDFVDVTLACDSSSFTAHKVVLSACSPYFRRLLKANPCQHPIVILRDVASSDMESLLRFMYHGEVHVGQEQLAAFLKTAQMLQVRGLADVNSGAATAKIPPPSSSGGNNGSAPTTPRNPWQDNGRGELNEGGLSPPPEKRPRSYSPPLGNHVEQKTDLQESLLGQALEGGPTIHTTPTNNVQAQSTGEDSNSMSDNEEEMSNNDSILNSVKTEPSDILNDSIEHHRNSFPTTLLGIPGLIPGPSGIHAANQDPNYVARRGLDMMRVRATDPRPCPKCGKIYRSAHTLRTHLEDKHTICPGYRCVLCGTVAKSRNSLHSHMSRQHRGISTKDLPVLPMPSPFDPELASRLLAKAGVKVSPAELRARASPTGPRRGDMRLEIPRGGAPSEAGSSICGGDDPEDLTLPLSLRYGSPTPNNNTVITKVSGSNSSSSTKNSTATAIAAKSLDTMHGSREPNTAPLHPPGHLHPSHHNTSATGSAIIDTYLQFIAENSGLTTMGLSPEQAAAVAAAHAAKMAHMSAMDKLGSRGIEDYPMIGRDEGRGPGVVHEDRQDTLQDRHVGLLDEGESSGGEEDDFSENEEPEIVKAE
- the LOC139991413 gene encoding protein abrupt isoform X2 — its product is MLSIINFYLSRVDNILDLASDLSGLAWDSWKRNSIDGSYTASREINTPRISPNMYVSRFRIANPCQHPIVILRDVASSDMESLLRFMYHGEVHVGQEQLAAFLKTAQMLQVRGLADVNSGAATAKIPPPSSSGGNNGSAPTTPRNPWQDNGRGELNEGGLSPPPEKRPRSYSPPLGNHVEQKTDLQESLLGQALEGGPTIHTTPTNNVQAQSTGEDSNSMSDNEEEMSNNDSILNSVKTEPSDILNDSIEHHRNSFPTTLLGIPGLIPGPSGIHAANQDPNYVARRGLDMMRVRATDPRPCPKCGKIYRSAHTLRTHLEDKHTICPGYRCVLCGTVAKSRNSLHSHMSRQHRGISTKDLPVLPMPSPFDPELASRLLAKAGVKVSPAELRARASPTGPRRGDMRLEIPRGGAPSEAGSSICGGDDPEDLTLPLSLRYGSPTPNNNTVITKVSGSNSSSSTKNSTATAIAAKSLDTMHGSREPNTAPLHPPGHLHPSHHNTSATGSAIIDTYLQFIAENSGLTTMGLSPEQAAAVAAAHAAKMAHMSAMDKLGSRGIEDYPMIGRDEGRGPGVVHEDRQDTLQDRHVGLLDEGESSGGEEDDFSENEEPEIVKAE